A stretch of Saccharothrix texasensis DNA encodes these proteins:
- a CDS encoding ATP-binding cassette domain-containing protein — MTNLPTEPAIAVTGLRRSYGHQVVLDGIDLHVPEGTVFSLLGPNGAGKTTVVRILSTLIRADSGEARVGGHDVAREPDLVRAAIGVTGQFAAVDDFLTGEENLLLMADLHHLGRAEGRRRVADLVERFDLGDAARKAGVTYSGGMRRRLDLAMGLVGDPRVIFLDEPTTGLDPRGRRDVWQVVRDLVAGGVTVFLTTQYLEEADRLADRIALLDRGVIVAEGSPDELKRLVPGGHVELRFADDRALAEAAAALGVAPEPADGSSVLRVPGDGGVRSLKALLDRLDTASVDVDGLAVRTPDLDDVFFAVTGRPASTTAPTSPEANAR, encoded by the coding sequence ATGACGAACCTCCCCACCGAGCCCGCGATCGCGGTGACCGGTCTGCGCCGGTCGTACGGCCACCAGGTGGTGCTCGACGGCATCGACCTGCACGTGCCCGAGGGCACCGTCTTCTCGTTGCTCGGCCCCAACGGCGCGGGCAAGACCACCGTGGTCCGGATCCTGTCGACCCTGATCCGCGCCGACTCGGGCGAAGCCAGGGTGGGCGGGCACGACGTGGCCCGCGAACCCGACCTGGTGCGGGCCGCGATCGGGGTCACCGGCCAGTTCGCCGCCGTGGACGACTTCCTCACCGGCGAGGAGAACCTGCTGCTGATGGCCGACCTGCACCACCTGGGCCGGGCCGAGGGCCGGCGGCGCGTGGCGGACCTGGTCGAGCGGTTCGACCTCGGCGACGCGGCGCGGAAGGCGGGTGTGACGTACTCGGGCGGCATGCGGCGGCGGCTCGACCTCGCCATGGGCCTCGTCGGCGACCCGCGGGTGATCTTCCTCGACGAGCCGACCACCGGGCTCGACCCGCGCGGCCGGCGCGACGTGTGGCAGGTCGTCCGCGACCTGGTGGCCGGGGGCGTGACGGTCTTCCTCACCACGCAGTACCTGGAGGAGGCCGACCGGCTCGCCGACCGGATCGCCCTGCTCGACCGCGGCGTGATCGTCGCCGAGGGCTCCCCGGACGAGCTCAAGCGGCTGGTGCCGGGCGGGCACGTCGAGCTGCGGTTCGCCGACGACCGCGCCCTGGCCGAGGCGGCCGCCGCCCTGGGGGTCGCGCCGGAGCCGGCCGACGGGTCGTCGGTCCTGCGGGTGCCCGGCGACGGCGGCGTCCGCTCGCTCAAGGCCCTCCTCGACCGCCTCGACACCGCGTCGGTCGACGTGGACGGGCTGGCCGTGCGCACCCCCGACCTCGACGACGTGTTCTTCGCGGTGACCGGCCGACCGGCCTCGACCACCGCCCCCACCTCCCCGGAAGCGAACGCCCGATGA